The following coding sequences are from one Papaver somniferum cultivar HN1 unplaced genomic scaffold, ASM357369v1 unplaced-scaffold_8, whole genome shotgun sequence window:
- the LOC113344805 gene encoding uncharacterized protein LOC113344805 — protein sequence MFTRSTTRGMVILLVYVDDMVITSDDMKGIDALKTHLSSCFEMKDLGSLRYFLGLEVDHSSDDCFISQVKYASDILQRVGLTDNKTAATPLELNSKLSPSDGKLLSNPTLYRQLVGSLNYLTITRPDISHAVHIVSQFMAAPRSTHYAAVLRILRYIKGTLYQGVTFSSTSDLCLRAYSNSDWERDIADRRSTTGYCIFLGSSLISWRSKKQNVVSRSSVEAEYRALAHSTSEIVWLRWLLEDMGVTLSEPSPLYCDNKADIHIAHNDVFHERTKHIEIDCHFVRHHYKKRIINLSFVSSELQPADLFTKALSSARLKLLISKLNMCSIPC from the coding sequence ATGTTTACTCGTTCAACTACAAGGGGTATGGTTATTCTACTCGTCTACGTAGATGATATGGTCATTACAAGTGATGACATGAAAGGCATTGATGCTCTTAAAACACATCTTAGTTCATGTTTTGAAATGAAGGATCTAGGCTCCTTACGTTACTTTCTTGGTTTAGAAGTTGATCACTCATCTGATGATTGTTTCATCTCTCAAGTAAAATATGCATCAGACATTCTTCAACGTGTTGGATTAACGGATAATAAAACTGCAGCCACACCTCTTGAATTGAACAGCAAGCTTAGTCCTTCTGATGGAAAACTTCTTTCTAATCCCACCTTGTACCGTCAGCTTGTGGGAAGTCTAAACTACTTAACTATTACTCGACCAGACATCAGTCATGCAGTGCATATAGTTAGTCAGTTCATGGCTGCTCCGCGATCCACTCACTATGCAGCTGTACTCAGAATCTTACGTTATATCAAAGGGACATTGTATCAAGGAGTTACGTTTTCATCCACTTCTGATCTCTGCCTTCgtgcatattcaaattcagattggGAAAGAGATATTGCAGACAGACGCTCAACTACAGGCTATTGCATATTTCTAGGCAGTTCATTAATATCTTGGCGCAGCAAGAAACAAAACGTAGTTTCCCGCTCTAGTGTTGAAGCAGAGTATAGAGCTCTTGCACACTCAACCTCAGAAATTGTTTGGCTGCGATGGCTTCTAGAGGATATGGGAGTTACTCTGTCAGAACCAAGCCCACTGTACTGTGACAACAAGGCTGATATTCACATTGCTCATAATGATGTTTTTCATGAACGTACAAAGCACATTGAAATTGACTGTCATTTTGTACGTCATCATTACAAGAAACGGATCATCAACTTATCATTTGTTTCTTCTGAGCTGCAACCTGCTGATCTCTTTACTAAGGCGCTGTCTTCTGCGCGCCTCAAGCTCttaatttccaaactcaacatgtgCTCTATCCCATGTTGA